The DNA window AGCTTGCGTAACTGCTGCTTCCACTGCTGATGCGTGGCACGGTCTTTCAGCGGAAACCAGATCACCGTCACACCATGCGCCCATTTGCGGTGCGCAGCGGCGAGGGTCGCGGTGATGCGCGCGCGCTCGTCCGTCTGCTCATAGGGTGGATCGACCACAACGACGCCGCGCGCAGTCCGGGGAGGCAACATGGCGAGCCAAAGTTCGTAGGCGTCGCGTTCATGCACCGCCGCGCGGGTATCCCGCATCACCGCGCGCAGGGTGTGAGCATCCTGCGGATGCTTTTCGTTGAGGATCAGGACATCCTGCGGACGCAAAAGCTGCGCCAGAAACCGCGGAGAGCCGGGATAGAGATGTGGTTCGCCACCCATATTCACCGCCCGCACGGCAGCGCGGTAGTCGTCCAGCAGGGGGGTCGGGTCGGCGAAGGCCCGCAGCACGCCCGACACGGCCTCGCCGGTGCGCTGGGCCTCGTCGCCGCGAAGGTCATACAGTCCACACCCCGCATGGGTATCCATCAGGGTCAGCGCGCTCTCCTTGAGCTGCAACGCCCGCACCAGAGCTATCAGCAGGCTGTGCTTCACGACATCGGCGCTGTTGCCGGCATGGAAGGAATGGCGATAATTCATGGCAATTCAAAATCCTGACCAGCGGTCGTTACACGAGCGGCTGAACCTTTTGCCAAGCAAAGCCATTGCGCGCCAGTATCGAAGGATGTCGAAGCCCAGCGGCCGACGGCGCAAGCTATTTCGTGCCGGCTGCCCGCCATGGTCGGAGACCAAGTCGCTCGCGTCATTGGCGGATAATGGCTCAAGAAGTTTTGCACGTCGCAATATCTGGCTGGGGCGGCAGGATACCCAGCCAGCTTCGCTCTAAGCATTTGAGGATAAAGGAACTTTGCCCTCCTCCGCCATGCAGGAGCCATGGCGGGGGCCACAAAAGGGGCCACGCAGATGACGAGCATTCAATATGTCAGCCGCAAGGACGGCATATATTATTTCCGACGGATCATCCGTTTAGGGGAAGATAAGCCTTTTCGCTTACGCGTTTCGCTCAGGACCATAAGTTATCGCCAGGCCAAGGCCATCGCGCCGGCGCTCGCGATGGCATGCGAGGTGATGCGGAACAGGCTGATGACGACAATGGGGCGAGACGGACTGTCGGCAGCGCAAAGGGCCGAAATTTTCAAGCGCCAGATGCTGCGCGAGCGCGACCGCATCGAGGCGGGGCACGCCCAGCTCCAGCTTCTGGATCTCGGCGGGCAACTGCCCGCCGACGCGCTCAGCTTCCGGCTCGACGCAGGCGAAGCGGTCAGTCGTGATCTTGCAGACAATGGTGCCACAGGCGAGTTTTTATTCGTTCGAATGCCGGACGAAAACGCCCCTGATGACGATGACCACCCCATCGAAATCATGACTTGGCAGGATTTCGCGGGATCGCTGGCGGCGGATGATCCCAATGCAGCGGTCGCCGATCATCTCCATTCCCTTGGCATCGACGCAACCGCGCTCAACCGACAGATGGCGCTCAGGGTTGTGCATCAAGCCGCTGTCGAGGCTTTGCGGGAATATAAACGCAACTTGGAAAATCCCGGCGCGGCCTATCCGCCCGTTCCGGTCGCCGGCGCTGACTTGCCCGCCCCATCACTCCCCGCATGCGCGACAGGCGGTCCTAGCCACGGAGGAACGCAACCGCCAGTCGCGCTGCAATCGCCTTGGGCCAGGATGACAGCTTCGCAAGCGGCAGCGGCCTTTATCGACGCCAACCCCCGTACCGGCGGACACGACGGGAACGCTCGTAAAAAAGGCAGCAGCTGGACAGAAAAAACGCGTGAGCAGTTCAAATTGCCGGCCTTGTTGCTGGAGCAGGTTATGATTGGGCGGCCGCTGGCAACCATCACCGACTTCGATCTGGTCCAACTCGACAGTTGCTTCAACAGTCTGCACGGCCCCAGCTTCCGAAAG is part of the Sphingobium amiense genome and encodes:
- a CDS encoding site-specific integrase; amino-acid sequence: MTSIQYVSRKDGIYYFRRIIRLGEDKPFRLRVSLRTISYRQAKAIAPALAMACEVMRNRLMTTMGRDGLSAAQRAEIFKRQMLRERDRIEAGHAQLQLLDLGGQLPADALSFRLDAGEAVSRDLADNGATGEFLFVRMPDENAPDDDDHPIEIMTWQDFAGSLAADDPNAAVADHLHSLGIDATALNRQMALRVVHQAAVEALREYKRNLENPGAAYPPVPVAGADLPAPSLPACATGGPSHGGTQPPVALQSPWARMTASQAAAAFIDANPRTGGHDGNARKKGSSWTEKTREQFKLPALLLEQVMIGRPLATITDFDLVQLDSCFNSLHGPSFRKSPRQRGMTIQEIVEENAAAVRKGEIAEDEIGLGIGTTNRHWGFLRQLTTWFQRHQPIANLDYSAFIMDDDRDPRSLRDTYSVEEGQALFALPPWTGCASSTRRLMPGETIIHDACYFVPLIAWYTGLRREEICGLQLVDIEQEDGQWHFKVQVNSERRLKTRTSRRLVPFASELGRLRLPEYVEALRAAGETLLFPELAAESGKGTKGDAYYKNHWRKLATRLPFLEPGQAMHSFRHTVTDELKNLSVFEEVRADLVGHAIQSETGGRYSKAARLGPLRAAVDQIPIVTSALTAPPLALLPAGMRMPRRARAPRQT
- a CDS encoding 23S rRNA (adenine(2030)-N(6))-methyltransferase RlmJ codes for the protein MNYRHSFHAGNSADVVKHSLLIALVRALQLKESALTLMDTHAGCGLYDLRGDEAQRTGEAVSGVLRAFADPTPLLDDYRAAVRAVNMGGEPHLYPGSPRFLAQLLRPQDVLILNEKHPQDAHTLRAVMRDTRAAVHERDAYELWLAMLPPRTARGVVVVDPPYEQTDERARITATLAAAHRKWAHGVTVIWFPLKDRATHQQWKQQLRKLGIPKLLRVEHWLYDSEQPGIYNGAGLFIVNPPYAFTQTLPPLLEALRAALAPEGHKGEILSGWLNE